The genomic interval GCGGTGCTGTTCAGAAGAGTGGAAGGCTATTTTGAACACCTCACCGTAAGCAATGGGATATTCGCCGCGATTGAAGTGTTTGGCTCTGTTCTGGCTACCTTTTTCCTGTTACGCCTGCTCTCTCTCTTTGGCCGCCGAACCTGGCAAATTTTAGCCTCGCTGGTGGTGATTATTTCTGCTGCTGCAAGCTATTACATGACCTTTATGAACGTGGTCATTGGTTACGGTATCGTTGCCTCGGTGATGACCACGGATATCGATCTTTCGAAAGAAGTGGTTGGGAAAGGCTTTATCGTCTGGACTATCTTAACCTGTCTGATCCCGCTGTTCTTTATCTGGAGCAATACGTGCCGCTACACGCTGTTACGCCAGCTGCGTACGCGTGGACAGCGGATCCGCAATATCGTCGTTGTCCTGCTGGCCGGTCTGCTGGTATGGGCGCCTATTCGCCTGATGGAAACGCAGCAAAAACGCGTCGAAAAAGCGACGGGCGTGGATATGCCAAGCTATGGCGGCGTGGTGGCAAACTCCTATTTGCCGTCTAACTGGCTGTCAGCGTTAGGTCTGTATGCCTGGGCGCAGGCGGATGAATCCGGTGATGTGAAGTCGCTGATCAATCCACTGAAAAAATTCACCTACCAGCCGCCAGCCGACGGGGTTGATGATACGTACGTCGTCTTTGTCATTGGCGAAACGACGCGCTGGGATCATATGGGCATTCTTGGCTATGACCGGGATACCACACCAAAGCTGGCGCAGGAGAAGAACCTGGTGGCTTACCGTGGCTACTCCTGTGATACCGCAACGAAGCTCTCGCTACGTTGCATGTTTGTGCGTGAAGGCGGTGCAAGCGATAACCCGCAACGCACGCTGAAAGAGCAGAACGTGTTTGCCGTGCTGAAGCAGCTTGGATTTAGCTCAGACCTGTTCGCCATGCAAAGTGAGATGTGGTTCTACACCAACACGCTGGCGGATAACATCGCGTACCGCGAGCAGATTGGTGCCGAGCCGCGTAACCGCGGTAAAAACGTCGACGACATGCTGCTGCTGGAAGAGATGTCGCAGTCCCTCAAGAACCATCCGCAAGGTAAGCATCTGGTTATTCTGCATACCAAAGGGTCGCATTACAGCTATTACCAGCGCTACACGCGTGATTTCGCGAAGTGGCAGCCTGAGTGCGTGGGCATTAATAAAGACTGCAGCAAGCAGGAGCTGATCAACGCCTTCGATAACTCGGTGCTGTATGTGGAT from Enterobacter sp. JBIWA008 carries:
- the eptB gene encoding kdo(2)-lipid A phosphoethanolamine 7''-transferase — translated: MKYIRSLTQQRLCLMLAVYIGLFLNGAVLFRRVEGYFEHLTVSNGIFAAIEVFGSVLATFFLLRLLSLFGRRTWQILASLVVIISAAASYYMTFMNVVIGYGIVASVMTTDIDLSKEVVGKGFIVWTILTCLIPLFFIWSNTCRYTLLRQLRTRGQRIRNIVVVLLAGLLVWAPIRLMETQQKRVEKATGVDMPSYGGVVANSYLPSNWLSALGLYAWAQADESGDVKSLINPLKKFTYQPPADGVDDTYVVFVIGETTRWDHMGILGYDRDTTPKLAQEKNLVAYRGYSCDTATKLSLRCMFVREGGASDNPQRTLKEQNVFAVLKQLGFSSDLFAMQSEMWFYTNTLADNIAYREQIGAEPRNRGKNVDDMLLLEEMSQSLKNHPQGKHLVILHTKGSHYSYYQRYTRDFAKWQPECVGINKDCSKQELINAFDNSVLYVDTFLSRVIDQLRDKKAIVIYAADHGESINEKEHLHGTPRKLAPPEQFRVPMIMWMSDKYLENPEKAKMFAQLKKEAEMKVPRRHVELYDTIMGCLGYTSPNGGINENNNWCKLPDNTSKAAQ